A genomic window from Glycine max cultivar Williams 82 chromosome 17, Glycine_max_v4.0, whole genome shotgun sequence includes:
- the LOC100784314 gene encoding PGR5-like protein 1B, chloroplastic → MFTASKLAFTLTPPRPCTAPLTPISSLSSSSSSSSASASGINFIQFNGRHLCLRRRLFLLSPKATADQQGKVEEFEDDSNVVDSKILPYCSIDKKEKKSIGELEQEFLQALQAFYYEGKAIMSNEEFDNLKEELMWEGSSVVMLSSDEQKFLEASMAYVSGNPIMSDKEFDELKLRLKKEGSEIVAEGPRCSLRSKKVYSDLSVDYLKMFLLNVPATVIALGLFFFLDDLTGFEITYLLELPEPFSFIFTWFAAVPLIVWIALSLTNAIVKDFVILKGPCPNCGTENTSFFGTILSISNGGSTNTVKCSNCGTAMEYDSTSRLITLPEGSNA, encoded by the exons ATGTTCACGGCTAGTAAGCTAGCCTTCACATTAACACCACCTCGTCCATGCACTGCACCTTTGACACCAATCTCTTCCttgtcctcttcttcttcttcttcttctgcttcaGCTTCTGGTATCAACTTCATTCAGTTCAATGGACGCCACTTATGCCTCCGACGCAGGCTGTTTCTACTCTCTCCTAAGGCCACTGCAGATCAACAAG ggaaggttgaagaatttgaagatgATTCAAATGTTGTTGATAGTAAAATCCTCCCATATTGTAGCATagataaaaaagagaagaaatcaattgGTGAACTTGAACAGGAATTTCTTCAAGCACTGCAA GCATTCTATTATGAGGGAAAGGCTAtcatgtcaaatgaagaatttgaTAATCTCAAGGAAGAACTCATGTGGGAAGGAAGCAGCGTTGTCATGCTAA GTTCTGATGAGCAAAAATTCCTGGAAGCTTCTATGGCTTATGTGTCTGGAAATCCAATTATGAGTGACAAAGAGTTTGATGAGTTGAAACTGAGGCTAAAG AAAGAAGGGAGTGAAATTGTGGCTGAGGGTCCAAGGTGCAGTCTTCGTAGTAAAAAG GTTTACAGTGACCTATCTGTTGATTATTTGAAGATGTTCCTGCTGAACGTCCCGGCTACTGTGATTGCATTAGGATT GTTCTTCTTCCTCGATGATCTGACTGGATTTGAGATCACATATCTGCTAGAG CTGCCGGAgccttttagtttcattttcacTTGGTTTGCTGCTGTTCCCCTCATTGTGTGGATAGCTCTGTCACTGACAAATGCCATTGTAAAAGACTTTGTGATTTTAAAG ggtCCTTGTCCGAACTGCGGTACTGAAAACACCTCTTTCTTTGGGACTATACTTTCAATTTCAAATGGTGGTTCCACCAACACTGTCAAATGCTCCAA CTGTGGCACTGCAATGGAATATGATTCAACTTCAAGATTGATTACATTACCAGAAGGAAGTAACGCCTGA
- the LOC100784847 gene encoding uncharacterized protein LOC100784847, whose amino-acid sequence MGSSEEVVGKEEVIAKLKDDGDFDRLRLKIVRKLKDNEELRQHITSIVKQSVALNRAGAENMKPRQLSDAIHEEVGDKVMSQISDSLWQIIRSGDDMKSEIMETVQSVYDKLANPKGKDEVMMSMSDVMPIHRQGETASATEIDDTLHENEPDEPPGFTLLHNHLNNNYHEEQDKGKVQVQKQGFTAEQKEDSHPSQDTLGEDDVNSNAPPPGFSMDVEQKPSSDCSDEDPDVPPGFG is encoded by the exons ATGGGAAGCAGCGAAGAAGTGGTTGGCAAAGAAGAGGTTATCGCAAAACTCAAGGACGATGGCGACTTTGACAGGCTTCGTTTGAAGATCGTTCGCAAGCTCAAGGACAAC GAAGAGTTGCGACAACATATTACCTCAATTGTGAAGCAATCAGTGGCACTCAATCGTGCTGGAGCAGAAAATATGAAACCTAGACAACTTTCTGATGCCATACATGAAGAAGTTGG TGATAAAGTAATGAGCCAGATATCCGATAGTTTATGGCAAATAATCCGATCCGGGGATGACATGAAAAGTGAAATCATGGAAACAGTGCAATCTGTGTATGACAAATTGGCAAACCCGAAAGGGAAAGATGAGGTTATGATGTCCATGTCTGATGTGATGCCAATTCATAGACAAGGGGAAACAGCTTCAGCTACTGAGATTGATGATACTTTGCATGAAAATGAGCCTGATGAGCCGCCAGGTTTCACTCTCTTGCATAATCATTTGAataataactatcatgaagagCAGGATAAAGGGAAGGTGCAAGTTCAGAAGCAAGGATTCACTGCAGAGCAGAAAGAAGATTCCCATCCATCACAGGATACACTTGGTGAAGATGATGTTAATAGCAATGCACCGCCCCCTGGATTTTCAATGGATGTGGAGCAAAAACCATCTTCTGATTGTAGTGATGAAGACCCTGATGTACCTCCTGGTTTTGGTTGA
- the LOC100785376 gene encoding subtilisin-like protease 4 — MDSFFFIALHFVLSFHIHFAHGNELPSAASSSKTYIIHVEGPQGKNLAQSEDLESWYHSFMPPTIMSSEEQPRMIYSYRNVMSGFAARLTEEELRAVQKKNGFIYAQPERILHRQTTHTPQFLGLQQDMGFWKESNFGKGVIVGVVDSGITPGHPSFSDAGMPPPPPKWKGKCELNATACNNKLIGARSFNLAATAMKGADSPIDEDGHGTHTASTAAGAFVDHAELLGNAKGTAAGIAPHAHLAMYRVCFGEDCPESDILAALDAAVEDGVDVISISLGLSEPPPFFHDSTAIGAFAAMQKGIFVSCAAGNSGPFHGSLINGAPWVLTVGASNIDRSIAATAKLGNGQEFDGESVFQPSDFSPTLLPLAYAGKNGKQEAAFCANGSLNDSDFRGKVVLCERGGGIGRIPKGEEVKRVGGAAMILANDESNGFSLSADVHVLPATHVSYDAGLKIKAYINSTAIPIATILFKGTIIGNSLAPAVTSFSSRGPNLPSPGILKPDIIGPGVNILAAWPFPLNNDTDSKSTFNFMSGTSMSCPHLSGIAALLKSSHPHWSPAAIKSAIMTSADIINFERKLIVDETLHPADVFATGSGHVNPSRANDPGLVYDIQPDDYIPYLCGLGYSDTQVGIIAHKTIKCSETSSIPEGELNYPSFSVVLGSPQTFTRTVTNVGEANSSYVVMVMAPEGVEVRIQPNKLTFSGENQKEIYSVSFSRIESGNETAEYAQGFLQWVSAKHSVRSPILVNFV, encoded by the coding sequence ATggattctttctttttcattgctCTCCATTTCGTGTTGAGCTTCCACATTCATTTTGCTCATGGAAATGAACTACCTTCCGCCGCAAGCAGTTCAAAAACATATATTATCCACGTGGAGGGGCCACAGGGTAAGAATCTTGCTCAATCAGAAGATTTAGAGAGCTGGTATCATTCATTCATGCCACCTACTATTATGAGCTCTGAGGAACAGCCTCGGATGATTTATTCATACCGGAACGTGATGAGTGGTTTTGCTGCAAGACTCACGGAAGAAGAACTGAGAGCTGTGCAAAAGAAGAATGGCTTTATTTATGCGCAACCCGAAAGGATACTGCATCGTCAAACCACGCATACCCCACAATTTCTGGGGTTGCAGCAAGACATGGGATTTTGGAAGGAATCAAACTTCGGAAAGGGAGTGATTGTTGGGGTGGTGGATTCTGGAATCACACCCGGTCATCCTTCCTTCAGTGATGCAGGAATGCCGCCACCACCACCAAAATGGAAAGGGAAATGCGAACTTAATGCGACAGCTTGTAACAACAAACTAATAGGAGCAAGGTCTTTCAACCTCGCTGCAACGGCAATGAAAGGAGCAGATTCACCAATTGATGAGGATGGACATGGGACTCACACAGCAAGCACAGCTGCTGGTGCTTTTGTTGATCATGCAGAATTACTAGGAAATGCCAAAGGAACGGCAGCTGGGATTGCCCCTCACGCTCACCTGGCAATGTACAGAGTATGCTTTGGTGAAGACTGCCCTGAGAGTGACATATTGGCAGCATTGGATGCAGCTGTGGAGGATGGCGTGGATGTAATATCAATATCCCTCGGCCTAAGCGAGCCACCTCCATTTTTCCATGATAGCACTGCAATAGGTGCATTTGCAGCAATGCAGAAGGGAATCTTTGTAAGTTGTGCAGCAGGAAACTCTGGCCCTTTCCATGGCTCCTTAATTAATGGAGCCCCTTGGGTCCTCACAGTTGGAGCAAGCAATATTGACAGAAGCATTGCAGCAACAGCAAAGCTGGGAAATGGGCAAGAATTTGATGGGGAATCTGTTTTCCAGCCTTCCGATTTCTCTCCAACATTATTACCCTTGGCATATGCTGGAAAGAATGGCAAACAAGAAGCTGCATTTTGTGCTAATGGATCCTTGAATGATAGTGATTTCAGAGGCAAGGTTGTTTTGTGTGAGAGAGGAGGAGGTATAGGAAGAATTCCCAAAGGAGAGGAAGTAAAAAGAGTAGGTGGTGCAGCCATGATTCTCGCGAATGATGAAAGCAATGGCTTCAGTCTCTCAGCTGATGTGCATGTTCTACCTGCAACACATGTAAGCTACGATGCTGGACTTAAGATTAAAGCCTATATAAATTCCACTGCAATACCTATAGCAACCATTTTATTCAAGGGGACTATAATTGGAAACTCCTTAGCTCCTGCTGTTacatccttctcttcaagaggtCCCAACTTGCCAAGTCCTGGTATTTTGAAACCAGACATCATAGGACCAGGCGTGAACATCCTAGCTGCCTGGCCATTCCCTCTGAATAACGATACTGATTCAAAATCCACTTTCAACTTTATGTCTGGCACATCAATGTCATGCCCACATCTTAGTGGCATAGCTGCTTTGCTCAAAAGCTCTCATCCTCATTGGTCACCAGCTGCCATAAAATCTGCCATAATGACTTCTGCAGACATAATCAATTTTGAACGCAAACTCATTGTTGATGAAACACTTCACCCTGCAGATGTTTTTGCCACAGGTTCTGGTCATGTGAATCCATCAAGAGCAAATGACCCTGGGTTAGTTTATGATATTCAACCTGATGATTATATACCTTATCTGTGTGGTCTAGGGTACAGCGATACCCAAGTTGGGATCATTGCACACAAAACAATTAAGTGCTCTGAGACTTCAAGCATTCCCGAAGGAGAGCTTAACTATCCTTCATTTTCTGTTGTGCTTGGTTCCCCGCAGACATTCACAAGGACTGTGACAAATGTGGGTGAGGCCAACTCATCTTATGTTGTCATGGTTATGGCACCAGAAGGGGTTGAAGTGAGGATCCAACCAAATAAACTTACCTTTTCAGGAGAAAACCAGAAAGAGATATATTCAGTGTCATTCAGCCGTATAGAATCGGGTAATGAAACTGCAGAATATGCTCAAGGGTTTTTACAATGGGTCTCAGCCAAACACAGTGTAAGGAGCCCTATCTTAGTCAACTTTGTCTAA
- the LOC100782009 gene encoding subtilisin-like protease 4: MDAFLFILTFLLSFHKLSSAASSSKTYIIHVEGPQDKTLDQTEDLESWYHSFMPPTTMSSEEQPRMIYSYRNVMSGFAARLTEEELRTMEKKNGFISARPERMLHCLTTNTPQFLGLQKQTGLWKESNFGKGIIIGVLDSGITPGHPSFSDAGMPPPPPKWKGRCEINVTACNNKLIGVRAFNLAEKLAKGAEAAIDEDGHGTHTASTAAGAFVDHAELLGNAKGTAAGIAPYAHLAIYRVCFGKDCHESDILAAMDAAVEDGVDVISISLGSHTPKSIFDDSTAIGAFAAMQKGIFVSCAAGNSGPFHGSLINGAPWVLTVGASNIDRSIAATAKLGNGQEFDGESVFQPSDFSPTLLPLAYAGKNGKQEAAFCANGSLNDSDFRGKVVLCERGGGIGRIPKGEEVKRVGGAAMILANDESNGFSLSADVHVLPATHVSYDAGLKIKAYINSTAIPIATILFKGTIIGNSLAPAVTSFSSRGPNLPSPGILKPDIIGPGVNILAAWPFPLNNDTDSKSTFNFMSGTSMSCPHLSGIAALLKSSHPHWSPAAIKSAIMTSADIINFERKLIVDETLHPADVFATGSGHVNPSRANDPGLVYDIQPDDYIPYLCGLGYSDTQVGIIAHKTIKCSETSSIPEGELNYPSFSVVLGSPQTFTRTVTNVGEANSSYVVMVMAPEGVEVRVQPNKLYFSEANQKDTYSVTFSRIKSGNETVKYVQGFLQWVSAKHIVRSPISVNFV, from the coding sequence ATGGATGCTTTCCTTTTCATTCTTACATTCTTGTTGAGCTTCCACAAACTTTCTTCTGCCGCAAGCAGTTCAAAAACATATATTATCCATGTGGAGGGGCCACAGGATAAGACACTAGATCAAACAGAAGATTTAGAGAGTTGGTACCATTCATTCATGCCACCTACTACTATGAGCTCTGAGGAACAGCCTCGAATGATTTATTCGTACCGGAACGTGATGAGTGGTTTTGCTGCAAGACTTACTGAAGAAGAGCTGAGAACAATGGAAAAAAAGAACGGCTTTATCTCTGCTCGTCCCGAAAGGATGCTGCATTGCCTAACCACAAATACCCCACAATTTTTGGGGTTGCAGAAACAAACGGGATTATGGAAGGAATCAAACTTTGGAAAGGGAATAATAATTGGGGTGCTGGATTCTGGAATCACGCCTGGTCATCCTTCATTTAGCGATGCAGGAATGCCGCCGCCACCACCTAAATGGAAAGGGAGATGCGAGATTAATGTGACAGCTTGCAACAACAAACTAATTGGAGTAAGGGCTTTCAACCTTGCAGAGAAGTTGGCTAAAGGAGCAGAGGCAGCAATTGATGAGGATGGACATGGAACTCACACAGCAAGCACAGCTGCTGGTGCTTTTGTTGATCATGCAGAATTACTAGGAAATGCCAAAGGAACAGCAGCTGGGATTGCCCCTTACGCTCACCTGGCAATCTACAGAGTATGCTTTGGAAAAGACTGCCATGAGAGTGACATATTGGCAGCAATGGATGCAGCTGTGGAGGATGGCGTGGATGTAATATCAATATCCCTCGGCTCGCATACGCCGAAATCTATTTTCGATGATAGCACTGCAATAGGTGCATTTGCAGCAATGCAGAAGGGAATCTTTGTAAGTTGTGCAGCAGGAAACTCTGGCCCTTTCCATGGCTCCTTAATTAATGGAGCCCCTTGGGTCCTCACAGTTGGAGCAAGCAATATTGACAGAAGCATTGCAGCAACAGCAAAGCTGGGAAATGGGCAAGAATTTGATGGGGAATCTGTTTTCCAGCCTTCCGATTTCTCTCCAACATTATTACCCTTGGCATATGCTGGAAAGAATGGCAAACAAGAAGCTGCATTTTGTGCTAATGGATCCTTGAATGATAGTGATTTCAGAGGCAAGGTTGTTTTGTGTGAGAGAGGAGGAGGTATAGGAAGAATTCCCAAAGGAGAGGAAGTAAAAAGAGTAGGTGGTGCAGCCATGATTCTCGCGAATGATGAAAGCAATGGCTTCAGTCTCTCAGCTGATGTGCATGTTCTACCTGCAACACATGTAAGCTACGATGCTGGACTTAAGATTAAAGCCTATATAAATTCCACTGCAATACCTATAGCAACCATTTTATTCAAGGGGACTATAATTGGAAACTCCTTAGCTCCTGCTGTTacatccttctcttcaagaggtCCCAACTTGCCAAGTCCTGGTATTTTGAAACCAGACATCATAGGACCAGGCGTGAACATCCTAGCTGCCTGGCCATTCCCTCTGAATAACGATACTGATTCAAAATCCACTTTCAACTTTATGTCTGGCACATCAATGTCATGCCCACATCTTAGTGGCATAGCTGCTTTGCTCAAAAGCTCTCATCCTCATTGGTCACCAGCTGCCATAAAATCTGCCATAATGACTTCTGCAGACATAATCAATTTTGAACGCAAACTCATTGTTGATGAAACACTTCACCCTGCAGATGTTTTTGCCACAGGTTCTGGTCATGTGAATCCATCAAGAGCAAATGACCCTGGGTTAGTTTATGATATTCAACCTGATGATTATATACCTTATCTGTGTGGTCTAGGGTACAGCGATACCCAAGTTGGGATCATTGCACACAAAACAATTAAGTGTTCTGAGACTTCAAGCATTCCCGAAGGAGAGCTTAACTATCCTTCATTTTCTGTTGTGCTTGGTTCCCCGCAGACATTCACAAGGACTGTGACAAATGTGGGTGAGGCCAACTCATCTTATGTTGTCATGGTTATGGCACCAGAAGGGGTTGAAGTGAGGGTCCAGCCAAATAAACTTTACTTTTCAGAAGCAAACCAGAAAGACACGTATTCAGTGACATTCAGCCGTATAAAGTCGGGTAATGAAACTGTGAAATATGTTCAAGGGTTTTTACAATGGGTCTCTGCCAAACACATTGTAAGGAGCCCTATCTCGGTCAACTTTGTATAA